In Entelurus aequoreus isolate RoL-2023_Sb linkage group LG02, RoL_Eaeq_v1.1, whole genome shotgun sequence, one genomic interval encodes:
- the aqp9b gene encoding aquaporin-9b isoform X1 produces the protein MDSECRRRWKARLALRRDIFKEFLAEFVGIFVLILFGCGSVAQAVLSKGALGEPLSIHLGFTLGLMMAAYIAGGVSGAHVNPAVSLAMVLLGKMSWKKFPVYVAAQFLGAFVGACCVYFLNYDALMDYSKGEFLVTGDNATAGIFASYPAKHLSILNGFMDQVVGAAALILCILAITDSKNIGAPKGMEPLCIGLVIMAIAVSMGLNCGYPINPARDLSPRLFTAVAGWGVDVFRAGGCWWWIPVFGPMVGGVVGAAIYFFFIELHHIDVPEQEENNVQQKYDIVTLT, from the exons ATGGACAGTGAGTGCCGCAGGAGGTGGAAGGCCAGGCTTGCCCTGAGGCGGGACATCTTCAAGGAGTTCCTGGCGGAGTTTGTGGGGATATTTGTCCTGATA CTCTTTGGATGCGGTTCAGTGGCCCAGGCCGTCCTCAGTAAGGGGGCACTGGGGGAGCCCCTGTCCATCCACCTCGGCTTCACTCTGGGACTCATGATGGCCGCCTACATTGCAGGAGGGGTGTCAG gtgCACATGTAAACCCGGCAGTCTCTCTTGCCATGGTGTTGCTCGGCAAGATGTCCTGGAAGAAGTTTCCTGTGTACGTGGCCGCACAGTTTTTGGGAGCCTTTGTTGGAGCCTGTtgtgtctattttttaaattatg ATGCTTTAATGGACTACAGTAAGGGAGAATTTCTCGTTACTGGAGACAACGCCACAGCTGGCATATTTGCATCTTACCCTGCTAAACATCTCTCCATCCTCAATGGATTTATGGAccag GTGGTGGGGGCTGCTGCGTTAATTCTCTGCATCCTCGCCATCACCGACTCCAAGAACATAGGCGCCCCCAAAGGCATGGAGCCCCTCTGCATCGGCCTGGTCATCATGGCCATCGCCGTGTCCATGGGCTTGAACTGTGGCTATCCCATCAACCCAGCCAGAGACTTAAGCCCACGACTGTTCACTGCGGTGGCTGGATGGGGCGTGGACGTGTTCAG GGCTGGGGGATGCTGGTGGTGGATCCCTGTGTTTGGGCCCATGGTGGGCGGCGTGGTGGGAGCtgctatttattttttcttcattGAGTTGCACCACATCGACGTCCCGGAACAGGAGGAAAACAACGTCCAGCAAAAGTATGACATTGTAACTTTGACTTAA
- the aqp9b gene encoding aquaporin-9b isoform X2, whose amino-acid sequence MEGFCCMTGPLGRGVHSTVGSLYGTTSLKMIIGAHVNPAVSLAMVLLGKMSWKKFPVYVAAQFLGAFVGACCVYFLNYDALMDYSKGEFLVTGDNATAGIFASYPAKHLSILNGFMDQVVGAAALILCILAITDSKNIGAPKGMEPLCIGLVIMAIAVSMGLNCGYPINPARDLSPRLFTAVAGWGVDVFRAGGCWWWIPVFGPMVGGVVGAAIYFFFIELHHIDVPEQEENNVQQKYDIVTLT is encoded by the exons ATGGAGGGATTCTGCTGCATGACTGGGCCATTGGGCCGTGGGGTCCACAGCACAGTGGGAAGCTTGTATGGGACGACATCTCTGAAGATGATCATAG gtgCACATGTAAACCCGGCAGTCTCTCTTGCCATGGTGTTGCTCGGCAAGATGTCCTGGAAGAAGTTTCCTGTGTACGTGGCCGCACAGTTTTTGGGAGCCTTTGTTGGAGCCTGTtgtgtctattttttaaattatg ATGCTTTAATGGACTACAGTAAGGGAGAATTTCTCGTTACTGGAGACAACGCCACAGCTGGCATATTTGCATCTTACCCTGCTAAACATCTCTCCATCCTCAATGGATTTATGGAccag GTGGTGGGGGCTGCTGCGTTAATTCTCTGCATCCTCGCCATCACCGACTCCAAGAACATAGGCGCCCCCAAAGGCATGGAGCCCCTCTGCATCGGCCTGGTCATCATGGCCATCGCCGTGTCCATGGGCTTGAACTGTGGCTATCCCATCAACCCAGCCAGAGACTTAAGCCCACGACTGTTCACTGCGGTGGCTGGATGGGGCGTGGACGTGTTCAG GGCTGGGGGATGCTGGTGGTGGATCCCTGTGTTTGGGCCCATGGTGGGCGGCGTGGTGGGAGCtgctatttattttttcttcattGAGTTGCACCACATCGACGTCCCGGAACAGGAGGAAAACAACGTCCAGCAAAAGTATGACATTGTAACTTTGACTTAA